A genomic segment from Clarias gariepinus isolate MV-2021 ecotype Netherlands chromosome 11, CGAR_prim_01v2, whole genome shotgun sequence encodes:
- the dusp12 gene encoding dual specificity protein phosphatase 12, whose product MIPVKAGLYIGSVLDLKDPEALTLKGITHILSVDSEQPQLSGFHAKYVHALDDSSTDLLSKLESCIEFISDALNASSSSSEPPASTSSVLVHCHAGQSRSAAIITAYLMKTQKLSVQEAYSKLQHVKPDVKMNEEFLNQLMLYEAMNCQVDTSSVLYKQFRLKKVTEKYPELQNLPRDVFAVDPAQSHSTEAIYRCRKCRRTLFRHSSILTHCVGTGAAAFTHKRASGGQIAGNQNQCTSYFIEPVQWMEEALLGVMDGQLLCPKCSSKLGSFNWYGEQCSCGRWVTPAFQMHKNRVDEIKHINVAALK is encoded by the exons ATGATCCCAGTTAAAGCTGGTCTCTACATTGGCTCTGTGTTAGATCTTAAGGATCCTGAAGCTCTAACCCTCAAAGGAATCACTCACATCCTCAGTGTAGACTCTGAACAACCACAGCTGTCTGGGTTTCACGCCAAATATGTCCATGCACTGGACGACTCATCCACAGACCTCCTTAGCAAGCTAGAGAGCTGCATTGAATTTATCAGCGATGCCCTAAATGCATCTTCCTCCTCTTCAGAACCACCAGCATCCACATCATCTGTTCTTGTTCACTG TCATGCAGGTCAGAGTCGGAGTGCTGCAATCATCACTGCTTATTTAATGAAGACACAGAAGCTGAGTGTACAGGAGGCATATTCCAAACTCCAGCACGTCAAACCAGATGTCAA GATGAATGAGGAGTTTCTTAATCAGTTGATGCTTTATGAAGCCATGAACTGTCAGGTAGACACCAGCAGTGTCTTATACAAGCAGTTCAGATTGAAGAAGGTTACTGAGAAATATCCAG AGCTTCAAAATCTTCCCAGAGATGTATTCGCAGTCGACCCTGCACAAAGCCACAGCACTGAGGCCATCTACAGATGCAGAAAGTGCAG ACGCACACTGTTCCGCCATTCCAGCATCCTCACTCACTGTGTAGGCACTGGAGCGGCTGCTTTCACACATAAGAGGGCAAGCGGAGGACAAATTGCGGGTAATCAGAACCAGTGCACGTCGTACTTCATAGAGCCAGTGCAGTGGATGGAGGAGGCACTACTCGGGGTCATGGATGGACAG CTCCTGTGTCCTAAGTGCAGCTCTAAGCTTGGTTCTTTTAACTGGTACGGGGAGCAGTGTTCGTGTGGCCGCTGGGTGACGCCTGCCTTCCAAATGCACAAGAACAGAGTGGATGAAATCAAACACATAAATGTAGCAGCACTTAAATGA
- the rxrga gene encoding retinoic acid receptor RXR-gamma-A yields MDHTEYLHLNSSLQVDHSHLRPPPHAPIGSMVTHLHPSVISGIASPYSVITSSTSLSSTTSPLPSTPNMGFNHQMNTLDDSRDVKPPPNISSSYQCISPGSMTKHLCSICGDRSSGKHYGVYSCEGCKGFFKRTVRKDLTYTCRDSKECLIDKRQRNRCQYCRYQKCLAMGMKREAVQEERQRGRDKNDNEVDSSSGLNEEMPVEKILDAEISVEPKTDTYIQTNADTSTNDPVTNICQAADKQLFTLVEWAKRIPHFSQLPLDDQVILLRAGWNELLIASFSHRSVSVKDGIVLGTGLHVHRNSAHTAGVGSIFDRVLSELVSKMKDMQMDKTELGCLRAIVLFNPDAKGLSSPSDVEALREKVYASLESYTKHKYPDQPGRFAKLLLRLPALRSIGLKCLEHLFFFKLIGDTPIDTFLMEMLEAPHQIT; encoded by the exons ATGGATCACACTGAATACCTTCACCTGA ATTCTTCATTGCAGGTTGACCACAGTCACCTAAGACCACCCCCCCATGCACCCATTGGCTCCATGGTAACACATCTTCACCCTTCTGTCATAAGCGGTATTGCATCACCCTACTCCGTCATCACTTCCTCAACATCACTGAGCTCAACCACGTCACCCCTGCCCAGCACACCTAACATGGGCTTTAATCATCAG ATGAACACCCTGGACGACTCAAGAGATGTTAAGCCTCCTCCTAACATCAGTAGCAGTTACCAGTGCATCAGTCCAGGCTCTATGACAAAACACCTTTGCTCCATTTGTGGAGATCGCTCTTCTG GTAAGCACTATGGAGTTTACAGCTGTGAAGGCTGTAAGGGCTTCTTCAAGAGAACCGTGCGCAAAGACCTGACGTATACATGCCGGGACAGTAAGGAGTGTTTAATAGATAAGCGGCAGAGGAACCGCTGTCAGTACTGCCGCTATCAGAAATGCCTGGCGATGGGAATGAAGAGGGAAG ctgtgcAGGAAGAACGACAGCGGGGTCGAGATAAAAATGACAACGAGGTCGATTCTAGCAGCGGTTTAAATGAAGAAATGCCAGTGGAGAAGATTTTAGACGCTGAAATATCAGTGGAGCCAAAAACAGACACCTACATCCAGACTAACGCAGACACATCA ACAAACGACCCAGTTACCAACATCTGCCAGGCAGCTGATAAGCAGCTCTTCACCTTGGTGGAATGGGCCAAGCGCATCCCGCACTTCTCTCAGCTACCCCTGGATGATCAGGTCATCCTCCTGCGAGCGG GCTGGAACGAACTGCTCATTGCATCGTTCTCCCATCGCTCTGTGTCAGTGAAGGATGGTATCGTGTTAGGCACAGGGCTGCACGTCCACCGCAACAGTGCTCACACTGCAGGAGTGGGGTCCATCTTCGACAG GGTTCTTTCTGAGCTGGTGTCTAAGATGAAGGACATGCAGATGGACAAGACGGAGCTCGGCTGCCTCAGAGCTATCGTTCTTTTCAACCCAG ATGCTAAAGGTTTATCCAGTCCATCTGATGTCGAGGCGCTGAGGGAAAAAGTTTACGCTTCATTGGAGTCATACACCAAGCACAAATATCCAGACCAGCCAGGCAG GTTTGCGAAGCTCCTGCTGCGTCTTCCTGCTCTTCGCTCCATCGGCCTCAAATGTCTCGAGCACCTTTTCTTCTTCAAGCTCATCGGCGATACGCCCATAGACACGTTCCTCATGGAGATGCTGGAAGCGCCGCACCAAATCACGTGA
- the prg4a gene encoding proteoglycan 4a codes for MMAGWTLASSVLLMACTLLQLCAAQTSCRGRCGEPFSRGQICTCDDDCLTHKECCKDYEGVCTSLDSCRGRCQEAFRRGRECECDPDCTLYNSCCPDYSTHCDTNYSAPDVRSSKKTEGVNPACADAGFRSALPHGQRAPDFVVNGANVVELVPLSEDSAAPPPSDANLYLTFPSENPVENTPGPLHPAEPLSDGNGHVQVSVLISNQASTVPTQPPSVAEPSAGRPSTLTDIAQALEAASTAGQPAQSSSPDLCSGLPINGVTSASNGSIIVFQGHFFWILDPKTRTAGPALNITAELGIPSPVDTAFTRCNCEGKTYIIKGDNYWSFQNGVMEPGYPRSVAKDFGGLSGTIVAALPVPATRNRPETVYFFKKGGMVQKFTYPAGSGLTCTGKKSKLAMSAKNRQPARLSGEINITLKWKGFPTPVTSALSMPNPRKPDGFEQFVLSWPKVFSIKISGENPVLASPAKPSAENDIRTWLGCPQ; via the exons ATGATGGCTGGATGGACGCTGGCTTCCTCTGTGCTGCTAATGGCCTGCACCCTGCTGCAGCTTTGTGCTGCTCAAA CAAGCTGCAGGGGTCGATGTGGGGAGCCGTTCTCCCGTGGGCAGATCTGTACCTGCGACGATGACTGTCTTACTCACAAAGAATGCTGCAAGGACTACGAGGGAGTCTGTACCTCCC TTGACTCATGCAGAGGGCGATGCCAAGAAGCGTTCAGGAGAGGgagggagtgtgagtgtgaccCTGACTGCACCCTCTATAACTCCTGCTGTCCTGACTACAGCACACACTGCG ATACTAATTACAGTGCACCAGATGTCAGAAGCAGCAAAAAGACAGAAG GTGTGAATCCAGCTTGTGCTGATGCCGGGTTCAGATCAGCACTCCCTCACGGTCAACGTGCTCCAGATTTCGTTGTAAATG GAGCCAATGTTGTGGAACTAGTGCCACTATCTGAAGATTCAGCAGCACCTCCTCCTTCTGATGCTAATCTTTATCTAACTTTTCCTTCTGAAAACCCGGTGGAAAACACACCAG GTCCACTCCACCCTGCAGAACCCCTTTCAGATGGAAATGGACATGTCCAGGTTTCCGTGTTGATTAGCAATCAAGCAAGTACAGTTCCTACCCAACCTCCTAGTGTCGCTGAGCCTTCTGCTGGGAGACCAAGCACACTCACGGACATAGCTCAGGCCCTGGAGGCTGCCAGTACAGCAGGACAGCCTG CCCAGAGCTCTAGCCCTGACCTTTGCAGTGGTCTCCCTATAAATGGCGTAACCTCAGCTTCCAATGGCTCCATCATTGTTTTTCAAG GTCATTTCTTCTGGATCCTGGACCCCAAGACCAGAACAGCCGGTCCTGCTCTCAATATTACCGCAGAGCTGGGCATTCCCTCACCTGTTGACACAGCCTTCACTCGCTGCAACTGCGAGGGCAAGACCTATATCATCAAG GGTGATAACTACTGGAGTTTTCAGAATGGAGTCATGGAGCCTGGATACCCCAGATCTGTGGCTAAGGACTTTGGAGGGCTCTCTGGAACAATTGTCGCTGCTCTCCCTGTCCCTGCTACCAGGAACAGGCCTGAGactgtttacttttttaagaaag GAGGTATGGTGCAGAAATTTACCTATCCTGCTGGAAGTGGTCTGACCTGCACTGGTAAAAAATCAAAGCTGGCAATGTCTGCCAAGAATCGTCAACCTG CCCGCCTCTCCGGAGAGATCAACATCACTCTGAAGTGGAAAGGATTCCCCACCCCAGTGACTTCTGCTCTCTCCATGCCCAACCCAAGGAAGCCTGATGGGTTTGAACAATTCGTCCTCTCCTGGC CTAAAGTCTTCAGCATTAAGATCAGCGGTGAGAATCCTGTTCTTGCATCTCCTGCAAAGCCATCTGCTGAGAACGACATCAGAACCTGGCTTGGCTGTCCTCAATAG